Proteins found in one Sorghum bicolor cultivar BTx623 chromosome 1, Sorghum_bicolor_NCBIv3, whole genome shotgun sequence genomic segment:
- the LOC8078817 gene encoding importin-4, which translates to MAQSLELLLIQFLMPDNDARRQAEEQIRRLARDPQVVPALVHHLRTAKTPNVRQLAAVLLRKKITSHWPKLHPDSKASLKQALIDSITLDHSHPVRRASANVVSIIAKYAIPAGEWPELLPFLFQCSQSPQEDHREVALILFSSLTETIGATFQSHLNNLQPILLKCLQDETSSRVRIAALKAVGSFIEYVNDGGDIVKMFRDFVPSILNVSRQCLANGEEDVASIAFEIFDELIESPAPLLGDSVRSIVQFSLEVSANQDLEINIRQQAIQIISWLVKFKASFLKKHKLVVPILQVMCPLLTETANEDEDSDLAADRSAAEVIDTMAINLPRHVLAPVLEFASVSFHHINPKYREAAVTSLGVISEGCCEHLKDKLEDCLKIVLEALKDQEQMVRGAASFALGQFAEHLQPEILSHYASVLPCILNALEDPSDEVKEKSYYALAAFCEDMGEDILPYLEPLICRLVMSLQSSPRNLQETCMSAIGSVAAAAEQAFTPYAEKVLEMMKGFMVLINDEDLCARARATEVVGIVAMAVGKARIEAILPPFIEAAISGFGLDYSELREYTHGFFSNVAEILGESFTQYLPHVVPLVFSSCNLDDGSAVDIDDADSIENGFGGVSSDDDVNDEPRVRNISVRTGVLDEKAAATQAIGFFALHTKSAYAPYLEESLKILIRHSSYFHEDLRLQAVISLKHILTAVRAIPPTHADVLEKQKDVLDTVLNIYIKTMTEDDDKEVVAQACMSVADIVKECGFAAIEPYMLRLAEVTLVLLRQESSCQQVESDGEDDGDIDHDEVLMDAVSDLLPAFAKVMGSYFDPIFAKLFDPLMKFAKSPHPPQDKTMVVATLAEVAQEMGAPISAYVDKIMPLVLKELASSDATNRRNAAFCVGEICKNGGASALKYYGDILRSLHNLFGNSESDDAVRDNAAGAIARMIMVQPQSIPLNQVLPVFIKALPLKEDHEESMTVYGCICSLLLSSHPQILPLVPDVIHVFAQVVVSPDESDEVKTNIGKAVSHLISVYGQQMQPILSALPPAHASALASFASRR; encoded by the exons ATGGCGCAGTCGCTGGAGCTGCTGCTGATCCAGTTCCTGATGCCGGACAACGACGCGCGTCGGCAGGCGGAGGAGCAGATCCGGCGGCTGGCCCGCGACCCGCAAGTGGTCCCCGCGCTCGTCCACCATCTCCGCACGGCCAAGACCCCAAACGTCCGCCAGCTCGCCGCCGTGCTACTCCGCAAAAAGATCACCTCCCACTGGCCCAAGCTTCACCCGGACTCCAAGGCATCACTTAAGCAAGCCCTCATCGACTCAATCACACTCGACCACAG TCATCCTGTAAGGCGAGCTAGTGCAAATGTCGTGAGCATTATAGCTAAGTATGCTATCCCTGCAGGAGAGTGGCCAGAGCTGTTACCTTTCCTTTTCCAATGCAGCCAAAGTCCACAAGAAGATCACAGAGAA GTGGCTTTGATTCTTTTCAGCTCCCTTACTGAAACTATTGGAGCTACTTTTCAGTCTCATCTGAACAATTTGCAACCTATTTTACTGAAATGTCTGCAAGACGAAACAAGCTCTCGAGTCAGAATTGCCGCCCTAAA GGCCGTTGGATCATTCATAGAATATGTCAATGATGGAggtgacatt GTAAAAATGTTTCGGGATTTTGTTCCCAGTATCTTGAATGTATCAAGGCAGTGTCTTGCTAATGGAGAAGAAGATGTTGCTTCCATTGCGTTTGAAATTTTTGACGAACTAATTGAATCTCCTGCACCACTTCTTGGAGACTCTGTGAGGTCAATTGTGCAATTCTCGCTGGAAGTTTCTGCAAACCAGGATTTGGAAATAAATATAAGGCAGCAG GCTATCCAGATAATTTCATGGCTGGTAAAATTTAAAGCATCTTTCTTGAAAAAGCACAAGCTGGTTGTACCTATCCTGCAAGTTATGTGCCCATTGCTTACGGAAACAGCTAATGAAGATGAAGATTCTGATTTAGCAGCAGATCGTTCTGCTGCCGAAGTCATTGATACAATGGCTATCAACTTACCAAGGCACGTTCTTGCACCAGTTCTTGAGTTTGCTTCTGTGAGCTTTCATCACATTAATCCGAAGTATCGTGAGGCTGCCGTGACATCACTGGGTGTTATCTCAGAGGGTTGTTGTGAGCATTTGAAAGATAAGTTGGAGGATTGTCTAAAAATTGTTTTGGAAGCTTTAAAGGACCAAGAACAAATGGTTAGAGGTGCTGCATCTTTTGCTCTTGGCCAGTTTGCTGAACACCTGCAACCAGAAATTTTATCTCATTATGCGAGTGTACTTCCATGTATTCTAAATGCTCTTGAAGACCCATCAGATGAAGTTAAG GAGAAGTCATATTATGCTCTTGCAGCATTCTGTGAGGACATGGGTGAAGATATCCTACCATATCTAGAGCCCTTGATATGCAGATTGGTTATGTCTTTGCAGAGCAGTCCTCGGAACTTGCAAGAGACATGCATG TCTGCAATTGGTTCGGTGGCTGCTGCTGCAGAGCAGGCTTTTACCCCATACGCCGAAAAAGTCCTTGAGATGATGAaaggttttatggtgcttattaATGACGAAGATCTGTGTGCACGTGCTAGGGCTACTGAGGTTGTTGGGATAGTAGCAATGGCAGTTGGCAAAGCAAGAATTGAAGCAATATTGCCTCCTTTTATTGAGGCTGCTATTTCT GGTTTTGGATTGGATTACAGTGAACTCAGAGAGTACACTCATGGTTTTTTTAGTAATGTTGCTGAAATTTTGGGTGAGAGTTTTACACAG TATCTTCCTCATGTTGTCCCTCTCGTATTTTCTTCCTGCAACTTGGATGATGGTTCTGCTGTGGACATTGATGATGCCGATAGTATTGAAAATGGATTTGGCGGTGTTTCATCTGATGATGATGTTAATGATGAGCCAAGAGTTAGAAATATAAGTGTGAGGACTGGGGTATTAGATGAGAAAGCTGCTGCAACACAGGCTATTGGTTTTTTCGCACTACACACAAAGAGTGCCTATGCTCC GTATCTGGAGGAGTCACTGAAGATTTTGATCAGGCACAGTAGTTATTTCCATGAAGATCTCAGGCTGCAGGCAGTCATTTCTTTGAAAC ATATTCTAACTGCTGTTAGGGCAATACCTCCTACACATGCT GATGTACTAGAGAAACAGAAGGATGTTCTTG ATACTGTTCTGAACATTTACATCAAGACTATGACAGAGGATGATGATAAAGAGGTAGTTGCACAAGCTTGCATGAGTGTAGCAGACATTGTGAAGGAATGTGGTTTTGCTGCAATTGAGCCTT ACATGCTAAGGCTTGCTGAGGTAACACTGGTTCTTTTACGTCAAGAATCAAGCTGTCAGCAAGTAGAGTCAGATGGTGAGGATGATGGTGACATTGACCATGATGAAGTCCTCATGGATGCAGTTTCAGATCTTTTGCCTGCTTTTGCAAAAGTGATGGGATCTTATTTTGATCCTATCTTTGCAAAATTATTTGATCCATTGATGAAATTTGCT AAATCTCCCCATCCCCCCCAAGATAAGACTATGGTTGTGGCAACCTTAGCTGAGGTTGCTCAGGAAATGGGTGCTCCAATATCTGCTTATGTTGAT AAGATAATGCCTTTGGTGTTGAAAGAGCTTGCATCATCTGATGCTACTAATAGGAGAAATGCTGCTTTCTGTGTTGGCGAGATATGCAAGAATGGGGGTGCTTCAGCACTGAA ATACTATGGGGATATACTTCGTTCTCTGCATAATTTGTTTGGTAACTCAGAATCAGATGATGCAGTAAGAGATAATGCTGCTGGTGCTATTGCTAGGATGATAATGGTGCAGCCTCAGTCAATTCCTCTCAACCAG GTTCTTCCAGTTTTTATCAAAGCTTTGCCACTAAAAGAAGATCATGAAGAATCAATGACTGTGTATGGTTGCATCTGCAGTTTATTATTATCATCACATCCCCAG ATCCTTCCTCTTGTGCCTGATGTCATACATGTCTTTGCCCAAGTGGTGGTATCCCCAGATGAGAGCGATGAAGTCAAAACAAATATTGGCAAGGCTGTTTCTCACTTGATATCTGTCTATGGCCAGCAAATGCAGCCAATACTGAGTGCCCTTCCACCAGCTCATGCAAGCGCGCTGGCTTCATTTGCCAGTAGAAGATGA
- the LOC8054303 gene encoding protein FANTASTIC FOUR 3, which translates to MALTVFETTEQQLLPCQQAVEQGAGDGGNGKAAAAGAEKAAAVMLKETDHGGDGDRPERDDIWNMIQAQKPAPPAVPRQAQAQAPYVHPLVRRSSSLLTQKSLEICTESLGSETGSDGFSDTDGSATDRSCPGSDDERGGEEVAPRATPPRAFPPPLPSLARRKVESTMEMRQERQDGRLLVRVVPVASSTLFRAQRRGGRLLLSFADTAAPPAPASDEVDRSRAQPETEPQQADEEDEEDEVEVVDRGTVVEVKVSAQPQARSGSGPRVHRSALVINKFVGAEPVTPCEIDDSATAPKRSTGSTTTAVAALAAASALSATAAPPNNGDDAVPGATCGENKLLMTAKRHSSKEELMKHMRRCSGQLSPSLFVWEGCIATSS; encoded by the coding sequence ATGGCACTGACAGTGTTCGAGACCACCGAGCAGCAGCTCCTCCCGTGCCAGCAGGCCGTCGAGCAGGGCGCTGGAGATGGTGGCAACGGCAAGGCCGCAGCTGCTGGCGCCGAGAAGGCTGCTGCCGTCATGCTCAAGGAGACGGaccacggcggcgacggcgaccggCCGGAGAGGGACGACATATGGAACATGATCCAGGCGCAGAAGCCGGCGCCGCCTGCCGTGCCCAGgcaggcgcaggcgcaggcgcCGTACGTGCACCCGCTCGTGCGCCGCTCGTCCAGCCTGCTGACGCAGAAGAGCCTGGAGATCTGCACCGAGAGCCTCGGCTCGGAGACAGGCTCGGACGGCTTCTCCGACACCGACGGCTCCGCCACCGACCGCTCGTGCCCGGGCTCCGACGACGAGCGCGGCGGGGAGGAGGTGGCACCGCGCGCGACACCGCCCAGGGCGttcccgccgccgctgccgtcgcTGGCGCGCCGCAAGGTGGAGTCCACCATGGAGATGCGGCAGGAACGCCAGGACGGCCGCCTGCTCgtcagggtcgtccccgtggcgTCGTCCACGCTGTTCCGCGCGCAGCGCCGCGGCGGGCGCCTGCTCCTGTCGTTCGCGGACACGGCCGCGCCCCCCGCCCCCGCCTCGGACGAGGTGGACAGGAGCCGCGCCCAGCCGGAGACCGAGCCGCAGCAGGCcgacgaggaggacgaggaggatgaGGTCGAGGTCGTGGACAGGGGAACCGTCGTCGAGGTGAAGGTGAGCGCGCAGCCGCAGGCGCGCAGCGGGAGCGGCCCGCGGGTGCACCGCTCCGCGCTCGTCATCAACAAGTTCGTGGGCGCCGAGCCGGTCACACCCTGCGAGATCGACGACAGCGCCACAGCCCCGAAGCGCTCCACTGGGTCCACCACCACGGCGGTCGCGGCCCTGGCAGCGGCCTCGGCGCTGAGCGCGACCGCCGCGCCGCCGAACAATGGCGACGACGCCGTCCCCGGCGCCACGTGCGGCGAGAACAAACTCCTGATGACGGCGAAGCGGCACAGCAGCAAGGAGGAGCTGATGAAGCACATGCGCCGGTGCAGCGGGCAGCTCAGCCCGTCGCTTTTCGTTTGGGAGGGGTGCATCGCGACCTCCTCCTGA
- the LOC8078816 gene encoding phosphatidylinositol 4-phosphate 5-kinase 2 isoform X1, producing MPPGAAAVAATASQQADCCGHGPGPGPSWRGGGGCDVPGGASCSYLPLRKRLSVDGKFPAPRICIWECDGEAGDITCDIVAAPLRRSCSARAMPPPPPASLFRRMMTPPPSRPRPPQREAEDDVEARRPGETISKGHRSYGLMLNLQLGISYSVGKSSALPFRKLSSSDFDPREKVWTRFPPEGSKLTPPHHSVDFRWKDYCPAVFRHLRKLFGVDPADYMLAICGSDTLRELASPGKSGSCFFVTQDDRFMIKTVKKAEMKVLIRMLRSYYEHVCRYKSTLLTRFYGTHCIKQAGCPKVRFIIMGNFCCSEYKIHRRFDLKGSSHGRTIDKAEEKIDETTTLKDLDLDYAFHLQRFWYDELMGQIQMDCTFLETQGIMDYSLLLGVHFRNDFSMSKIGVSQFIGLPKSTGKRKSFEGGGDVCELCFTESGCKDRDFTVDSRKPLVQLGKNMPAQAERRSKRVLDKFLLNERHLFITTSSGGFRDVYLFFGIIDILQDYDITKKLEHAYKSFQVNPGCISAVDPKLYSRRFQDFIRRVFIREQ from the exons ATGCCACCGGGCGCCGCGGCCGTCGCCGCCACCGCCTCGCAACAGGCCGACTGCTGCGGCCACGGGCCCGGGCCCGGGCCCAgctggcgcggcggcggcggctgcgacGTCCCCGGCGGCGCGTCCTGCAGCTACCTGCCGCTGCGCAAGCGGCTGTCCGTGGACGGCAAGTTCCCCGCGCCGAGGATATGCATCTGGGAGTGCGACGGCGAGGCCGGGGACATCACCTGCGATATCGTCGCCGCGCCGCTCCGCCGCAGCTGCAGCGCGAGGgcaatgccgccgccgccgccggcctcgCTCTTCCGCCGGATGATGACGCCGCCGCCCTCGCGGCCCAGGCCGCCGCAGAGGGAGGCGGAGGATGATGTGGAGGCAAGGAGGCCCGGGGAGACCATCTCCAAGGGCCATCGGAGCTACGGTCTCATGCTTAACCTGCAGCTTGGCATAAG CTATTCGGTGGGTAAGTCATCGGCGCTGCCCTTCAGGAAGCTCTCGTCATCAGACTTCGACCCGCGGGAGAAGGTGTGGACGCGGTTCCCGCCTGAGGGGTCCAAGCTCACGCCGCCGCATCACTCCGTGGATTTCCGGTGGAAGGACTACTGCCCCGCAGTATTCAG GCACCTGAGGAAGCTGTTCGGGGTGGATCCTGCGGACTACATGCTCGCCATCTGCGGGAGCGACACGCTCCGCGAGCTGGCGTCGCCTGGCAAGAGTGGGAGCTGCTTCTTCGTTACACAGGACGATAGATTCATGATTAAAACCGTGAAGAAGGCAGAAATGAAG GTTCTAATTAGGATGCTGCGGAGTTACTATGAACATGTTTGTCGGTACAAGTCCACTTTGTTGACAAGGTTCTATGGCACACATTGCATCAAGCAAGCTGGATGTCCCAAG GTCCGGTTCATTATAATGGGCAATTTTTGCTGCTCAGAGTATAAGATCCATAGACGTTTTGATTTGAAAGGCTCATCACATGGTCGTACTATTGACAAAGCGGAAGAGAAGATAGATGAAACAACTACTCTAAAGGACCTCGACCTTGATTATGCATTCCACCTACAGAGATTTTGGTACGATGAGTTAATGGG GCAAATTCAGATGGACTGCACATTCTTAGAGACACAAGGGATTATGGACTACAGCTTGTTGCTAGGAGTTCACTTTCGTAATGATTTCTCAATGTCTAAAATAGGTGTATCTCAGTTCATTGGTTTGCCAA AATCCACAGGCAAAAGAAAATCATTTGAAGGTGGAGGCGATGTTTGTGAGCTTTGCTTTACGGAATCTGGATGCAAGGACAGAGATTTCACTGTTGACTCTCG GAAACCACTGGTCCAGTTAGGCAAGAACATGCCCGCCCAGGCAGAGCGGAGGTCGAAGAGAGTCCTTGATAAGTTTCTCCTAAACGAAAGGCACTTGTTTATAACCACATCAAGTGGCGGATTCCGGGATGTCTATCTCTTCTTTGGAATAATTGACATTCTACAAGACTACGACATAACCAAGAAGCTCGAGCATGCATACAAGTCCTTTCAGGTCAACCCTGGTTGCATTTCTGCCGTAGACCCAAAGCTATACTCGAGAAGATTCCAAGACTTCATTCGCAGAGTGTTCATCAGAGAACAGTAA
- the LOC8078816 gene encoding phosphatidylinositol 4-phosphate 5-kinase 2 isoform X2 — MPPGAAAVAATASQQADCCGHGPGPGPSWRGGGGCDVPGGASCSYLPLRKRLSVDGKFPAPRICIWECDGEAGDITCDIVAAPLRRSCSARAMPPPPPASLFRRMMTPPPSRPRPPQREAEDDVEARRPGETISKGHRSYGLMLNLQLGISYSVGKSSALPFRKLSSSDFDPREKVWTRFPPEGSKLTPPHHSVDFRWKDYCPAVFRHLRKLFGVDPADYMLAICGSDTLRELASPGKSGSCFFVTQDDRFMIKTVKKAEMKVLIRMLRSYYEHVCRYKSTLLTRFYGTHCIKQAGCPKVRFIIMGNFCCSEYKIHRRFDLKGSSHGRTIDKAEEKIDETTTLKDLDLDYAFHLQRFWQIQMDCTFLETQGIMDYSLLLGVHFRNDFSMSKIGVSQFIGLPKSTGKRKSFEGGGDVCELCFTESGCKDRDFTVDSRKPLVQLGKNMPAQAERRSKRVLDKFLLNERHLFITTSSGGFRDVYLFFGIIDILQDYDITKKLEHAYKSFQVNPGCISAVDPKLYSRRFQDFIRRVFIREQ; from the exons ATGCCACCGGGCGCCGCGGCCGTCGCCGCCACCGCCTCGCAACAGGCCGACTGCTGCGGCCACGGGCCCGGGCCCGGGCCCAgctggcgcggcggcggcggctgcgacGTCCCCGGCGGCGCGTCCTGCAGCTACCTGCCGCTGCGCAAGCGGCTGTCCGTGGACGGCAAGTTCCCCGCGCCGAGGATATGCATCTGGGAGTGCGACGGCGAGGCCGGGGACATCACCTGCGATATCGTCGCCGCGCCGCTCCGCCGCAGCTGCAGCGCGAGGgcaatgccgccgccgccgccggcctcgCTCTTCCGCCGGATGATGACGCCGCCGCCCTCGCGGCCCAGGCCGCCGCAGAGGGAGGCGGAGGATGATGTGGAGGCAAGGAGGCCCGGGGAGACCATCTCCAAGGGCCATCGGAGCTACGGTCTCATGCTTAACCTGCAGCTTGGCATAAG CTATTCGGTGGGTAAGTCATCGGCGCTGCCCTTCAGGAAGCTCTCGTCATCAGACTTCGACCCGCGGGAGAAGGTGTGGACGCGGTTCCCGCCTGAGGGGTCCAAGCTCACGCCGCCGCATCACTCCGTGGATTTCCGGTGGAAGGACTACTGCCCCGCAGTATTCAG GCACCTGAGGAAGCTGTTCGGGGTGGATCCTGCGGACTACATGCTCGCCATCTGCGGGAGCGACACGCTCCGCGAGCTGGCGTCGCCTGGCAAGAGTGGGAGCTGCTTCTTCGTTACACAGGACGATAGATTCATGATTAAAACCGTGAAGAAGGCAGAAATGAAG GTTCTAATTAGGATGCTGCGGAGTTACTATGAACATGTTTGTCGGTACAAGTCCACTTTGTTGACAAGGTTCTATGGCACACATTGCATCAAGCAAGCTGGATGTCCCAAG GTCCGGTTCATTATAATGGGCAATTTTTGCTGCTCAGAGTATAAGATCCATAGACGTTTTGATTTGAAAGGCTCATCACATGGTCGTACTATTGACAAAGCGGAAGAGAAGATAGATGAAACAACTACTCTAAAGGACCTCGACCTTGATTATGCATTCCACCTACAGAGATTTTG GCAAATTCAGATGGACTGCACATTCTTAGAGACACAAGGGATTATGGACTACAGCTTGTTGCTAGGAGTTCACTTTCGTAATGATTTCTCAATGTCTAAAATAGGTGTATCTCAGTTCATTGGTTTGCCAA AATCCACAGGCAAAAGAAAATCATTTGAAGGTGGAGGCGATGTTTGTGAGCTTTGCTTTACGGAATCTGGATGCAAGGACAGAGATTTCACTGTTGACTCTCG GAAACCACTGGTCCAGTTAGGCAAGAACATGCCCGCCCAGGCAGAGCGGAGGTCGAAGAGAGTCCTTGATAAGTTTCTCCTAAACGAAAGGCACTTGTTTATAACCACATCAAGTGGCGGATTCCGGGATGTCTATCTCTTCTTTGGAATAATTGACATTCTACAAGACTACGACATAACCAAGAAGCTCGAGCATGCATACAAGTCCTTTCAGGTCAACCCTGGTTGCATTTCTGCCGTAGACCCAAAGCTATACTCGAGAAGATTCCAAGACTTCATTCGCAGAGTGTTCATCAGAGAACAGTAA